CCCtgctcctcactggtaaccactagtttgttctctacatctgtgagtctgtttctgttttattagcaacataggttacttccatatcttggctattgtaaataatgctgctgtgaacattgggttgcatgtatcttttcaaattagagttttcatctttcctGGATGTacacccaggaatggaattgatggatcatacggtagttctgtttttacttttttgaggcacctccatactgctttccacagtggatataccaacttacattcctgccagcaatgtACAAgcactcccttttctccacatccttaccaacatttgttaaTGGTGGTCTTTCTGAtgacagtcattctgacaggtgtgaggtgatatctcattgtggttttgatttgcatttctctgatgattagtgatgttgggtatcttttcatgtgcctgttggccatctgtatgtcttctttggaaaaatatctattcaggtcttctgcccattttttaaaatcaggtagttatttcaatattgagttgtatgaactatttatatattttggatattaatcccttatcagtcatatcatttgaaaatattttctcccattcagtaggttgtcttttcattttgccaatagtttcctttgttgtgcaaaagcttttaagtttaatgaggtcccatttgtttatttttgcttgtttcccttgccttaggagacagatccaaagaaATATGGCTACAATTTATAACAAACTGTGTCCtgcctctattttcttttctttttttttgcaatataaaataaacagttttatttttgatgtgtctCCAGCCATCGATCAATGGCCATTTTCAGAGTCCTATTTGGTATAAGTACCACTGAAGGAAGAACAAGATTTGTCATGGGACTTGTACGTTTCTTTTTGCTGATCCAATTTTCCATTGTTTCCTTTTCGTATGAATAGCCATCTGATGCAATGACAGGATCTTTCATAAGCTCCTTAGTTATTGGACATATAAATTCATCAGGAATTCCAGAAGAAAGGGTTTTCATCTTTGTCCTGAGCTCTTCAATTTTCTGCAGAACTTTACTACGCAGCCCTAGAGATTCAATTTTCAAATCATCAGCTAGACTTTCTTTTGTAAGATTCAACAGTTCTCGCCCATCAATgttattcattttgaaaataccaACAAGGTCTTTTAAATCTTGTGCACAAAGCCAGTTTGAGACATCGTCCTCTGACCAATCTTCAGTAAATTGCTTTGGTTGATCTTCTGCGATCCTTGCTTGGCAAGGTGTTTCCAGGTCAAACTGCCAGATATTCACTGTTTTGTCCATTGAACCAGTAGCAAGTAAAAGGATATTGGGTGCAAAGGCACAAGTTGTGACATACCTAGTGTGCTGAGTCAAGGTGTGAAATATATTCTCAGTATTAGTATCATACACTATGACAGACTTATCCACTGATCTAAGGTATGGGTAAAGGAAATAACCCAAATTTTGATCTGGCAATCCTGACCACATGATGCCAGTCGAAAGAAGTGAAGACCTTGTTCTCCACCAGAAACTGGCTGTGAAGAAAAATCGCAGCAGGTAATTCCAAGATCATGTGCTTTTTCACTATGCAGACACCTCATTTTATCATCCCACAGTGTTAAATCTTCACACGAGGAGCCAGTGACAAAGAGGTTTCCATTAGGAGAAAATGCACAGGCCACCAAGGAGCCATCCTTAACACTAGCACATCTATATAACTTGTATGACTGTGCATTCCACAAAACAACAGTTCCATCAGCTTCCCCTGATATCAAACAAGTGGAGTCTGGGGAAGACCGGCAAACCCTCACGGGGCTACCACTGGGCTGTTCCATCACTGCCAAAGTCTGTCCGTTTTGAGTATCCCATAAGACAGTGGTACCATCTGttgaaaataaagccaaaatatGCCCTGAAGCAGAGAAACAGCAGCAGTGGACAGCAGAGGTGTGAAACTTCAATGGAGAGTGTGGCAATTCACTGAAGTCACTCAGGGAGTACAGGCGAATTGGTTTGTCCAAGGAGCAAGTGGccaagagggaagaggagaaggcacAGCAGTTGACATCATCATCATGATCCGCTAACGTGTGAATTAATTTCACCATGTTCTTTATTTGAAGTAAAATATCCTGGTGTGGGCGTCCACCTAAACCTCAGCCGTCAAGCCAAACACTCAATTTCCGGTCATATCCCGGATCAACTCGCCAGTGTGAACACATGCATACCCATCTAATGCAAGGCAAACCCAAGATGTGCCAAGAATCCTCCAACATAAAGCTCGAGACCTACTCCCACCGTGCCCACGTGGGGACCAAGGATTTGCCCAACTCTTGAGAGCCAACCAGGCCTCAGCGAACCGAGCGACCCGCGGCAGGAGCACGGCCGGCGGGGAGCAGGGCCTTCCGAGTGCGGGGACCGGCGCTCgggttgtggggggggggtggaagcCAGCTGGGGCTTTCACGCCCCACCGTGAGGCGTCGCCCGGCTCCCAGACCAAGGCCGCAAAACCATGCATCGCTCTGGTCAAGATCTCAGCAGGTCCCTGTCGTGCGCTTAGAACCTGACGCCGAGAAACGGTGGGTTTAGACACCTTGAGCAGGGAAGCTCGGCGGGCTGACCCCAGTCAAGGTCCTCCGCCTGCCTCCGCCGCTGTTAAACTGGCCCATGGGCACTGCCCCTTTCACCTCAAAGACCCACGACACCTGGGATCAGCGCTCAGATGCCGGCAAGTGGTGCAGGGCACATGACACGCAGGTGAGGTgggcctgttttctttttttttaaagtagtttaatttaatttatttaaaacttcatttttaaaaatatttatttatttttggatagtTACAGAAGTCAAGGGATCTCgactttttttggctgtgcagcatgtgggatcctagttctgTGACCTGGAATCAAACCCGCACTgcctgcactggaagcatggagtcctaaccactagaccaccagggaaggccctgcctatgttttcttctagcagttttttggtttctggttttacatttaagtctttaaaccattttgagtttatttccgtatgtggtgtgagaaaatgttctaatttcattcttttacatgtagctgtccagttttcccagcaccacttattgaagaaactcacttattgaagaaactgtcttttctccactgtatattcttgcctcctttgttgtagattaatcgACCATAAGTGTGTcagtttacttctgggctctctagtctgttccattaatctatgtgtctgtttttttgccagtaccatactgctgtgattactgtagctttgtagtatactctgaaatcagggagtgtgatacctctgttctgttcttctttctcaagattgttttggctattcaggatcttttgtgtttccatacaaattttaaaatgatttgttctagttctgtgaaaaatgccattcgtattttgatagggatggaTTGAATCTCTAGATTATCTTGGGTAGTatcatcattttaacaatattaattcttccaatccaagaacatggtatatctttccatctg
The sequence above is drawn from the Tursiops truncatus isolate mTurTru1 chromosome 1, mTurTru1.mat.Y, whole genome shotgun sequence genome and encodes:
- the LOC101339787 gene encoding LOW QUALITY PROTEIN: WD repeat, SAM and U-box domain-containing protein 1-like (The sequence of the model RefSeq protein was modified relative to this genomic sequence to represent the inferred CDS: inserted 1 base in 1 codon), which translates into the protein MVKLIHTLADHDDDVNCCAFSSSLLATCSLDKPIRLYSLSDFSELPHSPLKFHTSAVHCCCFSASGHILALFSTDGTTVLWDTQNGQTLAVMEQPSGSPVRVCRSSPDSTCLISGEADGTVVLWNAQSYKLYRCASVKDGSLVACAFSPNGNLFVTGSSCEDLTLWDDKMRCLHSEKAHDLGITCCDFSSQPVSGGEQGLHFFRLASCGQDCQIKIWVISFTHTLXSVDKSVIVYDTNTENIFHTLTQHTRYVTTCAFAPNILLLATGSMDKTVNIWQFDLETPCQARIAEDQPKQFTEDWSEDDVSNWLCAQDLKDLVGIFKMNNIDGRELLNLTKESLADDLKIESLGLRSKVLQKIEELRTKMKTLSSGIPDEFICPITKELMKDPVIASDGYSYEKETMENWISKKKRTSPMTNLVLPSVVLIPNRTLKMAIDRWLETHQK